Proteins co-encoded in one Prunus persica cultivar Lovell chromosome G6, Prunus_persica_NCBIv2, whole genome shotgun sequence genomic window:
- the LOC18773582 gene encoding fasciclin-like arabinogalactan protein 12 — MLTAKVASINYHPPHLTSPFPPLIKTLSISPQTHIEHLLQISNALLFLIVSKQIKNPHPTALKNRMMKQQNQPLFSLTLLLIFFSHCTKILSQAPSASPAAAPAASATPGAPTITGPVVQAPPADAPAPSGPTNITKILEKAGGYKVFIRLLKSTQVDNQLYRQLNNSNSQLTVFAPTDDAFSNLGTGTLNSLSDEQKGQLVQFHLIPDFLTIQNFQTISNPVRTQAGSGLDYPLNITTSGNSVNISSGLVNTSISGTVYSDNQIAIYQVDSVLQPYGVFSPKRQPPSPAPAPAPVLGKPKLNSSSSDSDDSDTSTTPPVAEVKSGAVPTVLPKFNGIVSIAVAVVAAAALSFS; from the coding sequence ATGCTAACTGCGAAGGTTGCATCAATTAATTATCACCCACCACACCTTACATCTCCTTTCCCACCACTTATAAAAACCCTCTCCATTTCCCCCCAAACTCATATCGAACATCTTCTCCAAATATCAAACGCcttgttgtttttaattgtttcCAAGCAAATTAAGAATCCGCATCCCACCGCACTCAAAAACAGGATGATGAAGCAGCAGAATCAGCCTCTTTTCTCACTCACACTGTTACTGATCTTCTTCTCCCATTGCACCAAAATCTTATCCCAAGCTCCTTCTGCTTCCCCTGCTGCTGCCCCAGCTGCCTCAGCTACCCCAGGTGCCCCAACAATTACAGGGCCAGTGGTGCAAGCACCACCAGCTGATGCCCCTGCACCTTCTGGCCCAACTAATATCACCAAAATCCTTGAGAAAGCAGGTGGCTACAAAGTCTTTATCCGCCTCTTAAAGAGCACCCAAGTTGACAACCAGCTCTACCGCCAACTCAACAACTCAAATAGCCAACTCACCGTTTTCGCCCCAACTGATGATGCCTTCTCAAATCTCGGCACAGGCACACTCAACTCTTTGAGTGATGAGCAAAAAGGGCAGCTCGTACAATTCCATCTGATCCCAGATTTTCTCACAATCCAAAACTTCCAAACTATCAGCAATCCAGTGAGAACCCAAGCTGGATCTGGATTGGACTATCCGCTAAACATTACCACATCAGGCAATTCAGTCAACATTTCCTCTGGCCTTGTGAACACCTCCATTTCAGGCACTGTCTACTCTGATAATCAAATTGCTATTTACCAAGTTGACAGTGTGCTCCAGCCTTATGGTGTTTTTTCTCCCAAGCGTCAACCACCGTCACCAGCTCCAGCTCCAGCACCTGTACTAGGGAAGCCTAAGTTGAATTCTTCGTCATCTGATTCTGATGACAGTGACACTAGTACTACTCCTCCTGTTGCTGAAGTGAAATCTGGAGCTGTGCCTACCGTGCTCCCCAAATTTAATGGCATTGTCTCCATTGCAGTTGCTGTGGTTGCTGCAGCAGCATTAAGCTTTTCTTGA
- the LOC18774264 gene encoding fasciclin-like arabinogalactan protein 12 gives MVKLQHQPLFSLTLLLILLFHCTKTLAQAPAAAPAAAPAAPAAPVAPAAPIAPAAPIAPAAPSITGPAVPAPPADAPAPPGPTNITKILEKAGGFNVFIRLLKSTQIDRQLYSQLNNSNSQLTVLAPTDSAFSRLSTGSLNSLGDEQKVQLLQFHLIPDFLTIQNFQTLSNPVRTQAGTGFEYPLNITTTGSSVNISTGLVNTSISGTVYSDNQIAIYKVNSVLQPYGVFAPKHHQPSPAPAPAQEKPKKESSSSDSDDTTPDVAEVKSGAVPCLIPKINAIVSIGVAVVAAAALSFL, from the coding sequence ATGGTAAAGCTTCAGCATCAGCCTCTTTTCTCACTCACACTTCTACTTATCTTGCTCTTCCATTGCACCAAAACCTTAGCCCAAGCTCCTGCCGCAGCCCCTGCTGCTGCTCCTGCTGCTCCTGCAGCCCCAGTTGCCCCAGCTGCTCCAATTGCCCCAGCTGCCCCAATTGCCCCAGCTGCCCCATCAATTACAGGGCCAGCAGTTCCAGCACCACCAGCTGATGCCCCTGCACCTCCAGGCCCAACCAACATCaccaaaatccttgaaaaaGCAGGTGGCTTCAATGTCTTCATCCGCCTTTTAAAAAGCACCCAAATTGATAGACAGCTCTACAGTCAACTCAACAACTCAAATAGCCAACTCACCGTTTTAGCCCCAACTGACAGTGCCTTCTCAAGGCTCAGCACAGGCTCACTCAACTCTTTGGGCGATGAGCAAAAAGTGCAGCTCTTACAATTCCATCTGATCCCAGATTTTCTCACAATCCAAAACTTTCAAACTCTCAGCAATCCAGTGAGAACCCAAGCTGGAACTGGATTTGAGTATCCACTAAACATTACCACAACAGGCAGTTCAGTCAACATTTCCACTGGCCTTGTGAACACCTCCATTTCAGGCACTGTCTACTCTGATAATCAAATTGCTATTTACAAAGTTAACAGTGTGCTCCAGCCTTATGGTGTTTTTGCTCCCAAGCATCACCAACCGTCACCCGCTCCGGCACCTGCACAAGAGAAGCCTAAGAAGGAGTCTTCATCATCGGATTCTGATGACACTACTCCTGATGTTGCTGAAGTGAAGTCTGGTGCTGTTCCTTGTCTGATCCCCAAGATTAATGCCATTGTCTCCATTGGAGTTGCTGTGGTTGCTGCTGCAGCTCTAAGCTTTTTGTGA